The Culex pipiens pallens isolate TS chromosome 2, TS_CPP_V2, whole genome shotgun sequence DNA window GGTCCAATCGCTTGCGTGCGACCAAAAATGGACTTTTCCTTCGTTTGTTCGTGGCCGCGGATCGTGGAGGCGTTGTCGAAACTGCCCCGCGAAACAGAGAGGTCCCAACGCGTtccaaatgaaaacaaattaacaatTCATACCGGGGCAGACTTTGGAGGGAGGTTGTTTATTGGCGCTTCTCTTTTTTGCGCTGGGTTAATCGTGAAGCACTTGTAGCACCGCGAATGATTTATTATGgtcatttttttggtttttggtatcGTTCCCCCTGTAAATGGTTTGAGAGTTGGGGCGGACTTGAAAGATTGAGTTAAATGCATTCGATGCGATTGCAAACGGGATGATTAAGTGCAATTCTGAAATTGGTATGGAATaataatacgtatttttttttatttctaaaaacacATTctatctcaattaaatgtatgtaaactatgtccggatccatcatccgacccatcgttggttatatTATCAAAAGACAAACgacaacgagtccaaaacattgaagatctggcaaccctgtctcgagatatggtcacttatgtgatatttaggtactttttaattccggatctaaaaaatagatgaaatttttattaagccacataggtggattaagttagtttttaaatataaaattattaatttgttaTAGGTACTACAACTTAAAAGTTGTGAtggatattgaaaaataatcatgtttttttctgatattaTGATTTGAATATAATAAAGCTTAACAGATGACtaacttttgtttaaaaatgttgctGCTGCTTGAAATTCATATCATGAAATATTATGAAAGTGTAACGACATGAAATATTATATTCTGTAACGACACCGGATAAAACAGAACATCTTTTATTCAGAgtaaaaatattcataatttcaatgataaaataaaaccaatTCAAATTTCTATTCATTAATTTATAATCGTccgtttttatcaattttgaatttCCAGTTTGTTTACATATTAAAAGAAGTGTGGGTGATAAGGAGATAGTTACAATCATTTCAGATTAAAGATCAGCAAAAGTAGTttgcttaagagcgagtccacgaacagggcatacccctttgtatgggacgtcgtttggacctcaccaatctgcctgaaattttcaggggttgtttgtacatataaaactagcatctggccaaaatatgagcactctaggtcaacgggaagtgggcaaatcgggacacaaagtttgaaggttcaaaaacgtcaaaaatctttaaaaggctataactcaggcaagattcaatttattttcaaaattcaaaatgcatctgaaaggccttaaaaaatgcaacaaaatgcaggatagagcatccaaattggttaaatctaaagggagttattggcattttagtgaaaaaatagcataattttcaaactcaaataaaaaagtgttccatccagatatcaactcggttcgacctgcagcttgtaagggacatctgggactaccatctgagacagagaacactttgggtaaggcagtttaacatattgattagacacttttacttttgatgaattttttggttgtaaatttttgctcgggggaccccttagatctcattttctggtgataatattatcatattcgtgtttctgagacaatttcacaatagaaacatgcataaaaatgtttattttgatccattttaaccctttaaaaaataatagtttaaaaaaattaaaaagctgctttttctggtgtcatttagtatccttggaaacgagcttgattttcaataaatgtgaatcgaagattttttttaacttttattttttaaagggttaaaatggatcaaaataaacatttttatgcatgtttcttttgtgaaattgtctcaggaacacgaatatgataaaattgtcaccagaaaatgggatctaaggggtcccccgagcaaatatttacaaccaaaaaaatcactaaaagtaaaagcgTCTAatcaatatgttaaactgccttacccaaagtgttctctgtctcagatggtagtcccagatgtcttttacaagctgcaggtcgaaccgagttgatatctggatggaacacttttttatttgagtttgaaaattatgctgttttttcactaaatgccaataactccctttagatttaaccaattgggatgctctatcctgcattttgttgcatttttaagccctttcagatgcattttgaattttgataataaattgaattttgcctgagttatagcctttttaagatttttgacgtttttgaacctttaaactttgtgtcccgatttgccccacttcccgttgacctagagtgctcttattttggccagatgctagttttatatgtacaaacaacccctgaaaatttcaggcagattggtgaggtcgatgcgagatgggtatgctttgctcgtggactcgctcttaatatgTCTCtatattgatgttttttaagcgGTTACGGAGCTCGATTAGCTATTCATCGGTTCtacaatttaagtattttaagtatcgaaaatattacatgtttttatagtatttaagtattgaaagtattaaaagtattttaagtacctGAAATATTTGAAGTATACAAAATCATACTCTAAAGCATTCAAAGTAATAAAAGTATTCAAAGCATTTACAGAATTCAAAGAACATAATATATTTATAGTATTCAAActatttaaagtaattaaagtatttcatgtatttttagtattaaaggtataacaattatttaaagtatatgaagtatttaaaatgtttaaagtatttaaagtatttaaagtatttatagtatttaaagtatttaaagtatagtACAGTTCGTGTTTGGACATTGTCACAGCTAGACGTGTTTCAAGAGCGAGTATCTAAAATCTTCCGATTCGTGACCAGCGTGCGCGCTGCCTGTTCTTTGTTATAAGAACAATAGTTCGTTTGGTTTCTTTTGTTATTTCGATAACGCGGAGTGAAAATGGCGGAAAGTGACCTCAAGACCAACTCCTTGAAGATTCGGTTTGCCGGCAACTGTCGAGAACCTACGGAACCGGAAATCTTTGATTTCATGCGCGGGAAGATGAAGCTGAAGGCGGACCATCTGCTGTCCATGTACAAGGACAAATTGGACGCTTCTGTGATCGTGAAGTTCAAAAACGAGGAAGAGTTCAAGGCCACTCTGGCCAGGTTGCCCGGAACCATGGAGTTTGCGTACAACAAGTACGAGTCGACGCAGGTTCGCCTGTCACCGGCAAACGCGGTGGTGAAGTACGTGCGGCTGTTCAACCTGCCGCCGGAGGTGGACGATCGTGAGATCGGGACGGCGCTGTCCAAGTACGGCCGAATCCAGCGGCTGATTCGCGAAAAGTACGGCGAGGAAACGGGTTTCCCCATCTGGACATCCGTCCGAGGAGCGTACATTGAGCTGAAGGAGGGTACGGAGATTCCGGCGTCCCTTCATGTGCGGAACATACGAGCAAGAGTTTTTTACGAAGGTTTGGTCAACAAGTGCTTCCTTTGCGGTGCGACGGACCATATCAAGGCAGAGTGTCCCGAACGGAAAACGGTTAATACCCGGTTGGATGCTAGCCGCGGTTCCTACAGTGCCGCGGTTGCTGGTGGAGCTGCTCGGTGGTTCAAGCAGAAAATGGCGGAACCGACCTTGAGCAAGGAACCAGAGGCAACGATGACGAACCTCAACGCTCTGTTTCCTCAAACGGCTTTGATGAAACCGCAGCAGAGTATGGTGGAAGTGAAGGAAAAGGCGCCCCCCGCTGGACCGTCCAGCGGAAAGCAAATCGCAGCAGCGAAGGAGACGGACGATCTTTGGTCTCAAGCAGTCGCGGATCAATTGCAGCAGCCACAGCAGGAGAACAAGCAAGATGGAGACGGCTGGCGCGTGGTGCCACCGAAGAAGGAGAAGAACAAGAAAAATCCAAAGAAAGTGCGTTCAAGTTCGGCTGGTTCATCGGGTGCATCGGGTTCGGTCGATCCGAAGTTTTTGCGTCCGCGAACTCCGCGTCCGACCGCTATCAGTGATGCGCAGCGGAACAGAGACAGAAGTCGATCGGCACCGAAGAACGGCGACTCGAAGAAGCCGAAGATCATCGTGACGGCAGAGACGAACGAGGAAGCCAAGCAGCCGAGTAGTGGTGAGATGGATGTGGATGGCGTCGACGAAATGAAGGTAGCGGGGTCTGGGGGGGGACAGGGAGCCGGGGGGGAACAGGGGACTGGGGGGGAACAGGGGTGTGGGGGGGATGTTTTGGACGACGTTTCACTGTGATTTGGTAGGAGAATAGGGTTTGCttctttgcttttttaaactttagttATAGTTTTGTATAGTAGATTTAGTTAGTTTAGTTTTTGGTAGATTTTAATGATGAATTTCACTTACAAAATAGGATCTGTGAATTTAAATAGTTCGAATAGTTTAGTTAACAAACAGCTCTTGAAAGATTTTATTTATCATAATGATTTAGACGTAATTTTCCTGCAAGAGGTTTCCTATGATAACTTTTCGTTTATTCCATCGCATGCTCCCATCGTTAATTTAAGTGATAGTGGTTCTGGTACTGCCATTTTGAttagaaaaacatttgatttcagcAGCCCCCTTCTCGACCCTAATGGAAGAATATCCTCAGTGATAATTAATCACATCAACTTTATTAATGTTTATGCATTCTCGGGAACTAACCGTAAAAAAGAGCGGGATGAtttatttttggacaatatgacAATTCATTTGAATAAAGGGGGGTCCAAATTCTGTGTGGTTGGAGGCGATTTTAACTGCATTttgaacgcgtttgacactgcTGGCTCGAATAAAAATTATTCTACCGGGTTGAAGCGActaattgaaatatttaattttaaggaCATTGCTGTTGAATTGCGAAAAcatcagtttattttttatcgGGGTGACACAGAGTCAAGGCTTGATCGATTTTATGCGCCGAGCGCTTTTTTAGAGAATGTTTTAGATTTCACAACCCTCCCAGTTGCATTTTCTGACCATCATGCGATTATTATGAAAATCAAATCTTGCAGTGATGAGTTTTCTTTAAAAGGTCGAGGATATTGGAAAATAAACAGTACGATTGCTAACGATAGTTCAGTTTCGGATCAATTTTCTGAATGTTTCGAAACGTGGAAGTTAAGACATCAGTACACCGATGATAAAAATCTTTGGTGGAacgtaattgcaaaaaaaaagtttaaacaattttatcaaaataagagTTGGGAGTTAAACCAACAAATTTCTAATgagaaatcttatttttatagaaaaatgttAGAATGGATGGATAAGAAAAATAGAAATGAGGAAACTTTATTAGatattaaaatgattaaatctCGTTTATATGAGATTGAATCGAACCGTATGAAACATTTaggaaacaatttaaataatggaaatattttgcaaaatgaaaTGGTAAATTTATATCAAGTTTCTGCTCAAGTTAAAAGATTTCAGTCTAGTTCTAACTTAAGACTTAAAGACGGTAACATCTTAGTTGCAGatataaatgttttaaaaaataaggtttaTCAATATTATGCGAATTTATTTACCGAAGATAATAACAGTTCTCAGCAACTGAATGCAGAAGATCCTATTCATTGTTTAAATAGTTCGCTAGATCAAGATGACCGAGATGACATTATGCGACCTATAACAGTAGTTGAAATcgaggaaattttaaaaaattgtacccGTAAAAAGTCACCGGGCCCTGATGGATTAACATATGAGTTTTATATtaataattttgattgtttaaaGGCTGATTTAGTATTATTATTTAATGGATATCTTTCAGGTAATATGCGACCATCAAAAACTTTTACAGATGGAATTATTACGTTAATacctaaaaaaggtgcaaataaTGTGCATTTGGATGATTACCGTCCGATTAGTTTGTTAAATTGCGattataaattatttatgaaaattattgcTGAACGTTTGAAGTTTTACATGGGTAAATTGCTAGGTTTTGGTCAAACAGCATGTTTGCCAAATTCTTCTTGTATAGACAATTTAAAGGACATTCGCAGAATTCTCACTCGAGCATGTGAGTCTAAGCGTTTTAAGGGTTGTTTAGTAAGCGTGGATTTGAATAAGGCTTTTGATAGAGTTAATCACTTCTATCTATGGAAAGTCCTGGAGAAGTTTGGGTTTCCTACTCAACTgatagattgtttgaaaaacttgtaCGCTAATGCAGCCTCTCGAGTTTTGGTTAATGGATTTTTAACTCCTGAAATTAATATTAGCAGCTCAGTACGACAGGGTTGTCCTTTAAGCATGATCCTTTTTGTACTTTACATAGAACCTCTGcttagaaaaatttcagttACTATTCCTCCCGTTTTAGTATATGggaaattcataaatgttttagCTTTTGCCGATGATATAGTAGTTTTTGTTAAGAATGATtatgaatttgataattttataaaagtaaTTGATACATTTTCGAAGTATGCatctattaaattaaattttgctaaatCAGTATTTCTTAGGTTGAACAATGCTAAAGTTGGTCCACAGAAATTCAAAGAGACTGAAGCTTTGAAAGTTCTTGGGGTTATATTTGAGAAAAGTTGGTCAAGTACTgtgaataataattataaacgACTTGTCACTAATATCAATTTATCTATGCTTCAGCATAATGTAAGGAAAATTAACATAATCGAAAGATGTATTGTTTTGAACACCTATATTTTATCGAAATTATGGTACGTTGCACAATTGTTTCCACCTGCAAATTCCCATCTAGCTCAAATAAAATCGGCGTGCGGCAAGTTTATTTGGAAaggatacatttttaaattagatagaaaacaactttatttagattttttcaaggGAGGTCTTAGGCTTGTTGATCCAGAAGCAAAATCTAAGGCattatttctgaaaaacattttttataatttaaatgcaCATGGAACACAACTGGATGAAAGTTATTTGATAGATTTAGATTCACCGCAGAAACTTACACGTAATGCAAGGGAATGGTTGAATGAAGGGAAGGCAGTTGTTGCCAATCACAATTTAAATACTGTAAAATTGATgtataattattttgtttcacttaaTAGTGAATCACCAGCTATTGaagggaaattgagtttaaattggactttaatttggaaaaattgtaGTGAAAGCTTCCTCGAAATGAAAGATCGTGCAAAAATGTTTGGTTTCGTAAATGATTTGTTACCTAACAAAGAAAAATTATTAAGTTACAATATTGGAAATTTGACGTCAGCTGTCTGCGACAAATGTGGTGGAATTGATTCTAATTCACACAGAATAAAAGAGTGCCCAAGAGCAAAAGAAGTGTGGGAATGGAGTAGTCGTATTGTCCAAAATCGATATAAAATGAATGTAGTTGATTTAGAGGATATTCTTCAATTAGATCTCGATGAGAAAAGCGAATCAGAAAAGGCAGCTTTATGGCTTGCAGTAAAAACAATCAGTTACAATTTGAGAGTATCAGAACCGtcattatttgttttgaaaaaggaaATAAGAGAGCATAGATGGAATGAGCGAAAAAACATAAggattatttttggaaatatagTTTGAACATTTGTTAAGAGCAGGTTATGATAGTTTGTAACACGAACAATGggtaaataaactatttttaaaaaccgaaaaaaaaaaaaaaaaaaaactatttaaagtaattaaagtatttcatgtatttttagtattaaaggtataacaattatttaaagtatatgaagtatttaaaatgtttaaagtatttaaagtatttatagtatttaaagtatttaaagtattgaaagtatttaaagtatttaaagtatttaaagtgtttaaggtatttaaagtatttaaagtatttaaagtatttaaagtatttaaagtatttaaagtatttaaagtatttaaagtatttaaagtatttaaagtatttaaagtatttaaagtatttaaagtatttaaagtatttaaagtatttaaagtatttaaagtatttaaagtattgaaagtatttaaagtgtttaaggtatttaaagtatttagagtatttaaagtatttaaagtatttaaagtatttaaagtatttaaagaatttaaagtattgaaagtatttaaagtgtttaaggtatttaaagtatttagagtatttaaagtatttaaagtatttaaagtatttaaagtatttaaagtatttaaagtatttaaagtatttaaagtgcaCCGGACTTAGTCCGTGCGACCTACCCTAACTTAAATTATAGCAAAGACCCTCACTTGAGTTGGGCACAGTGGCCAAAGGTGCTTTTATTCACACCGTCAGCACAGACGAGCGCTCCGCGCGGCGGTGCAGTTTTGCAGCACACGGCCAGCTTTGCTGATGTGGGCTTTTGGGTTTCCCCTGGGGACATCGAGTGTCTTACCAGGGAATTGATTCGATTATTAAGTGCTAGGCCGCGGTAGTAATAACATCGATATCATTAATTATTAGAAACATAATATAGTTGTTAGAGATAAACTTTGATCTTTAAATTACTTTAATATCACATCATATGCGCCAATCCTTACCGCTCGGCGGCGCATGTGGTGACAGTCGGTAACTTAaattaatttagtaatttagtttaGAGTACAATGTGCAACGTGTCGTTTGGAGCAGTGTTATTGTGCTGGTAAGTACCTTTTTTTAACTATTCCCCGGTTTGTGTTGGGAACTACTAAATTAAGTGTGTCGTTATTTCGTTATTTCGTTCGTTCGTTATtatcaaaaagtatttaaagtatttaaagtatttaaagtatttaaagtatttaaagtatgtaaaatatttgaagtatttaaatagTGAAGGGATACTGATTTTAATTTGCTCATCATCTCCATTAACtccatctggcaaccctgtctcgagaaatGCCAATTATGTAATgtttaggtactttttgattccgGATCacaaaaatagatgaaatttttgttcagCCATTGCTGGTCTTAATCccccacataggtggattaagttagttttcaaatataaaattattaatttgttaTAGGTACTACAACTTAAAAGTTGTGATGGATTTTATATTATACATTATTATATTCTTATTCCTGATTTTCGTTCTTCTTTTGCTCTTCCTATCATCTGTCTCTTTTTTGTCATTGTGAgggatcatcgatccatccgcattgacatactatcttttcatttttcttcttgCCTTTCTTCATATTTTTCACTATATTTTTAACACTTACTACCAAtctttgtgaggggatactgagctcgatttgctctccatccgcattgaccttttctcatcTATGATTTTCCTTTTCATCAGTAGTTGGAATCAAAGCCGGGGATTGGGGagggagcatcagggcagtggacAGTATGCTGTAATGGCGGAGACTGGATGTGGATAGTGGTAGACCAAAACTACGTCACAAGGGGAAAATGGTTGTCCAATTACTCCATCTATTGACCTCTGTCAGTCtccagctgtctgccgcgcccttttaggcccccaacagggtgcgagccctgtttttcagctttgtcagacttttttcggagttattggaggttactgtcggaaggagattctctccccctgaggacaccgtgagtgattttgcttgttcgcgtccaaccatccccttttggcccttcatacggcagtaatttgaagatgctcccttcaagtctgagccactgtaattctaggcaaccgctacataggtcatccttgttgccctgttggttatcacatcaaatcaaatcaaaaataaaaacacattcTATAAACCTCTTAAACTTGAATCTCCAGAACCTTTTGAATTTTTCCTCTGCaatcttaatttcttaaatcgtATCGCTTGGAGAGGGGATCCTCAACACAATGACAGTCGTTCATTGTCGAACGCCTCTTAtttaaggggacaagggaaattctccacggtaAACAACCTTTTCTTATATTTAAATACCACGAAAGTCATGAATCTCTTTAACTTTTGGAACTACTATTTACGAGCCCTAATCAACGTTAGCGCAAAAGTGAAGCAAACCAAATCACCATATAAGTCGATGAATGAAAGTGCTTTTAATAAATCATACTTTCAAACACGACGTCGGGCTGGTACTGAAactcatattttaaaatcaaaacaacgcACACCCAATGACAAGCGTGTCGTCAGCCCACACGTAACAGAAAATCCCGCCACTGACACATATTGGCGCTGTTGAAAAATTGCAGTCGTTCGTCTAGTAATAGCACCGCTATGAGGTAAGACTTGTAATAAAAACGCCTAAATGGAACTGGTGCTCCGACTCTATTGGCGCGGCGCACAGATCATGTGGTTTAATTTGACGACGACTTCCAAACCGGGCCCAGCACAGAGACATTAGTCTGTCGACTGTCGAAGAAACGGTCCAATTTCGGCTCGGGGGCCAAGATTTCGTACAATAACCGACCCCGTTTAGGAATTAATTTGGAAAAGTTTAAACCGAGTTCGGCGCCAACAAGAGTCAGAGGTTCAAATCAAACAGAAGCTCGCAAAGCGTCCGTCTAATCGCGCGTCGTCATCGCCAACCGGCCGGCAGGTGTCGACACGTGCCCGCAGGTCTTCAAGTGCTCCGCCTCTCCGAGAAATGCGAAGTGCGAAGCTACTTATTACTGCCAACACACAAAGGACGCAATCGGGGGCGCGGGGTTAGGCCGAGGTCGTAGATCATAAGGTTGAAAGTTA harbors:
- the LOC128092668 gene encoding uncharacterized protein LOC128092668, translating into MAESDLKTNSLKIRFAGNCREPTEPEIFDFMRGKMKLKADHLLSMYKDKLDASVIVKFKNEEEFKATLARLPGTMEFAYNKYESTQVRLSPANAVVKYVRLFNLPPEVDDREIGTALSKYGRIQRLIREKYGEETGFPIWTSVRGAYIELKEGTEIPASLHVRNIRARVFYEGLVNKCFLCGATDHIKAECPERKTVNTRLDASRGSYSAAVAGGAARWFKQKMAEPTLSKEPEATMTNLNALFPQTALMKPQQSMVEVKEKAPPAGPSSGKQIAAAKETDDLWSQAVADQLQQPQQENKQDGDGWRVVPPKKEKNKKNPKKVRSSSAGSSGASGSVDPKFLRPRTPRPTAISDAQRNRDRSRSAPKNGDSKKPKIIVTAETNEEAKQPSSGEMDVDGVDEMKADLVLLFNGYLSGNMRPSKTFTDGIITLIPKKGANNVHLDDYRPISLLNCDYKLFMKIIAERLKFYMGKLLGFGQTACLPNSSCIDNLKDIRRILTRACESKRFKGCLVSVDLNKAFDRVNHFYLWKVLEKFGFPTQLIDCLKNLYANAASRVLVNGFLTPEINISSSVRQGCPLSMILFVLYIEPLLRKISVTIPPVLVYGKFINVLAFADDIVVFVKNDYEFDNFIKVIDTFSKYASIKLNFAKSVFLRLNNAKVGPQKFKETEALKVLGVIFEKSWSSTVNNNYKRLVTNINLSMLQHNVRKINIIERCIVLNTYILSKLWYVAQLFPPANSHLAQIKSACGKFIWKGYIFKLDRKQLYLDFFKGGLRLVDPEAKSKALFLKNIFYNLNAHGTQLDESYLIDLDSPQKLTRNAREWLNEGKAVVANHNLNTVKLMYNYFVSLNSESPAIEGKLSLNWTLIWKNCSESFLEMKDRAKMFGFVNDLLPNKEKLLSYNIGNLTSAVCDKCGGIDSNSHRIKECPRAKEVWEWSSRIVQNRYKMNVVDLEDILQLDLDEKSESEKAALWLAVKTISYNLRVSEPSLFVLKKEIREHRWNERKNIRIIFGNIV